A window of Haloarcula marismortui ATCC 43049 genomic DNA:
GGGGCCTCGATCAAGAAGGCGACCATCCACGGCCCGACTGATATCAACGCAAACGTCTACGTTGAGAACGCAACGCTCGGCAAGTCCGTTCAGATCGGGCCCAACGCCTCTATCGTCGGCGTAACCCACGACCTCACCGACGCGGGCATGGAGTTCCAGAACGACACGTTCGACGAAATCGTCCTCGAGAACGGGGCTTTCGTCGGCGCTGGCGCGGTGGTCCTCCCGGGTGTCACGGTCGGCGAAAACGCCGTCATCGGGGCTGGGACCACTGTAACTGAAGATGTCCCGCCCGAGACAGTGGTCCGGAGTGCCACGGAAACGGTACAGCGATCCCTCTGAGGTCGGCACAAAACACCGGCCTCCACTTCCCGGCAAACGGGTTGCCCACCGCGACCGATTGGCTGGGCGGGGATACTCGCTCCATACAGCCGCAAAACCGCCCGCTTCGCTGGTGCCGCCGATGCGTCGACTGGTCCTACTGGGTTACGTCGACAAAGACCGTCGACTGAATCCACGCAGACGGGTTCTCGGGGTCGCCGATATGGGCGACTGTATCCACGCCAACGTCGTACTCTTCGAATGTCGCTCGGATGCCCTCTTGTGAATTAGTGTCGTGCTCGTGCGTCATCAGTGTGCTCCGCGTCTCGTTTGGCAGTTACCTCGTCGGCAATGACTGCACCGGTCCAGTTCCCAGACTGAACCGAGTGCCGTCGCCGACCCGCGTGTCCTTACCACACTTGCACACTGGAGAGTGGCGGGCATCCGTCTATCTACTAGCTGTATTCACCTGCGTCCAGCGTTGGGCTATATGTATAGCCCCCGGTCTGGTCGCTCTCGCTGTCGGGAATTCGACACCGACCGTCTCGGTGACGGCAATTTTATTCGCTCCCATCCGAAAGGTGGTGGCAATGGAACCGCTCCACGCACGCTACCCCTTTCTAGCGCGGTCGCGGGAGGCCGTCGAAGCCGCGGCGGTGGATTTGGGCGAGATTGTCGCCACGGACGAGACGGTCACGGCGCGCGCGCTGGAGCGGGTCGAATCGGCAATCACAGACGGGACTGTTGGGGAGCCACATCGACGGACTCGCGTCGAACTGCTGTCGTACCCGGTCGCCCGTGTGCTGGTGTCGCTCGTCGACGTCCACATCTGCACCCGGAAGTACGCACAGGCTGAGGCTGAGGCGGCCTACGACCGGTTCACAGAGGAGTTTGCGACGACGACAGAGCTGAAATCGACCCAGCGCGAGACACTGGACCGAACAGAACTGCTCGGGGAGTTCGACCTTGCAAGCGCTGTCAGCGACGCTGGCGACGGGTACCGCGTCGAGGTTGGCGCGTATCTCGACCTGGCGGCCGACCAGCGGGGCGATTCCTGGCGGCTGGTCAATCGGCCACTGACTGACGGCGAGGTCAGGGTCACCGCCGAGGAACTGAACGTTCTGTTAAAACAGGCGATTCGCCATCGGGTCACTGACGGCCTGCCGTTCACCGTCCCGGACGCGATCGCTGACGAACTGACGGCGGAGGTCGAGCAGTTAGAGGAAGTGCTCTCGGAACTGGAACTCACCCGCGAGATCGACACTGTCGTTCCGGAACTGTTCCCGCCCTGCATGAAGTCCCTCCTCGATCAGGTGCAGAAGGGCGAACACCTCGAACACCACTCCCGGTTTGCTATTGCGACCTTCCTCGTCGGCATCGGAATGACGACGGACGAAATTGTCGACCTGTTCCAGGTCAACCCCGGTTTCGGCGAGGAAGCGACCCGCTATCAGGTCGACCACATCCGCGGGGATACCAGCCCGACGGAATACTCGACGCCGGCGTGTTCGACCATGCAGTCCTACGGCGACTGTGTCAACATGGACGACCTCTGTGAGGCGATTTCTCACCCGATGGGCTACTACGAACAGAAGTTAGACGACACCGACGAGGA
This region includes:
- a CDS encoding acyltransferase yields the protein MAVHETAQIENATLGTVEIREYVTIHDADIDDGVQIYEGASIKKATIHGPTDINANVYVENATLGKSVQIGPNASIVGVTHDLTDAGMEFQNDTFDEIVLENGAFVGAGAVVLPGVTVGENAVIGAGTTVTEDVPPETVVRSATETVQRSL
- the priL gene encoding DNA primase regulatory subunit PriL yields the protein MEPLHARYPFLARSREAVEAAAVDLGEIVATDETVTARALERVESAITDGTVGEPHRRTRVELLSYPVARVLVSLVDVHICTRKYAQAEAEAAYDRFTEEFATTTELKSTQRETLDRTELLGEFDLASAVSDAGDGYRVEVGAYLDLAADQRGDSWRLVNRPLTDGEVRVTAEELNVLLKQAIRHRVTDGLPFTVPDAIADELTAEVEQLEEVLSELELTREIDTVVPELFPPCMKSLLDQVQKGEHLEHHSRFAIATFLVGIGMTTDEIVDLFQVNPGFGEEATRYQVDHIRGDTSPTEYSTPACSTMQSYGDCVNMDDLCEAISHPMGYYEQKLDDTDEEELVDWREDEGEEEADA